CCGCGACAGGCTGCGGGCGACGCTTGTGGATAACTCCATCGGCAAGGCTTCGTGACGGGTTTCGCTGACCGGTTCGGCACATTCGACGGCGCCGAGGATCAAGCGCGCCAGTGGCCGCGCCAGGTCCTGCAAGCCAGCGCCGGCGCGGCCGATACAAGCCTCATCCTTGACCTGCCAAACCCTCGTGGCCGGGCGTTCACCGAGGGCGGCGGCAAATCGCCGACCCAGTTCGCCACCGCCGCTGCGGCTGTCAGGCAGCAGCCAGTGACGCGGGCTGAACTGGTTATCCACAGCCCGCAAGCCCTGGACCCGTTGTTCCGGTGCATAACCGCTGAACTGCTCGCCTTCGAGCACCAGCAAGCGATCAACGCCAGCCGTGGCGAAAGCGCTCTCTTTGTGTTCGCCGAAGACCACGGCCAGGACCGCGCCGTCCTTGCCGGCCAATTGATGCGCCAGGCCGAGCAAATCGCGGTCATGGCTGCTCAAGCGGCCGCCGACCATGTCCGGCACCACGCTGATGTAGAACGCCGGGGCTGGCACCTGATGCAGCGGCAATTGCACCTCGGCCGCCGCCGTGCGCTTGACCGTGCCGCCTTGCTGGGCGCCGCTGCGGTCGATGCGCTTGAGGCCGTTGGGGCCGATGAAACCGACGCCATGAGGGTTCTTGCGAATCACCCCGTTCGGCCCCATCCAGCTGTGTTGCACCGGCTGCATGGCCGCGTGCAGCGGGTGCAGGCGGTTGCGGGCAATCCATTCGGCTCGCGGATCGCGACGGATAATCTCGCTCATCAATGCACCTCCGCAGGTTCGCGTTTGGTCGGTGCCTTGGCGGGCGCGGCGTCTTCGAGCAACGCATCGGCCACCAACTCGGCAATGTCCTTGATCACTGGGCGCGGTTCGACCACCCCTTCGAGCATCGCCGTGCACTGCGGACAACCTACCGCCACCAATTCGGCACCGGTCTCGCGGATGTCTTCCATGCGCATGTCAGGGATCCGTTGTTTGCCCGGAATGTCGGTGATCGGCGCGCCGCCGCCACCGCCGCAGCAGCGTGAGCGGAAACCGGAGCGTTGCATTTCCTTGACCTCGATCCCAAGGGCGCGCAGTACCTGGCGCGGCGCCTCGTATTCGCCGTTGTAGCGACCGAGATAGCACGGATCGTGGTAGGTCACGCTGTCGCCTTTGTGCTGGCCGAGATTGAGTGCGCCAGCGTCGATGATTTCCGCCATGTAGGTGCTGTGGTGCTGCACCAGGTAGTTGCCGTCGAAGGCGCCGTACTCATTTTTCAGCACATGGAAACTGTGCGGATCACAGGTGACGATGCGGTTGAAACGGTATTTGGCCAGGGTCTGGATATTGCGCTTGGCGAGCATCTGGAAGGTCGCCTCATCGCCCAGGCGTCGGGCCACGTCACCGCTGTCGCGCTCTTCGAGACCGAGCACGGCGAAGTCAATTTTCGCTGCTTTCAGCACTTTGACGAAGGCGCGCAAGGTGCGCTGGTTGCGCATGTCGAAGGCGCCGTCGCCAACCCAGAACAGCACGTCGGTGGCTTTCTTTTCGCTCATGAGATTGAGGTTCAAGTCCGCCGCCCAGTTCATTCGACCGCCCGGCGCAAAGCCGCCCGGGTTGTCGGTGGCGATCAGATTTTCCAGGACTTCGGCGCCCTTGTTCGGCGTCGCGCCTTTTTCCAATGTCAGATGGCGGCGCATGTCGACGATGGCATCGACGTGCTCGATCATCATCGGGCATTCCTCGACGCAGGCGCGGCAGGTGGTGCACGACCACAGCGTCTCGGCGTCCACCAGGCCGTTGACGATTGGCTGGTGCGGATTTCCGGCGTGTTCGCCGATGGCTTTACCAGGATACGGGCTCCCGGCGAACTTGGCGTCGGTGCCACCGGCCAGGCCGACCACCATGTCCTGAATCAGTTTTTTTGGGTTCAGCGGCTGGCCAGCGGCGAATGCCGGGCACGCCGCTTCGCATTTACCGCATTGCACGCAGGCGTCGAAGCCGAGCAGTTGGTTCCAGGTAAAATCCTTGGGCTTTTCCACGCCCAAGGGGGCTTGAGGGTCGTTCAGGTCAAGCGGTTTAAGACCCGTTGAACGACCACCGCCAAAACGTTCGGCGCGACGGTGCCAGGCCAGGTGCAGGGCACCGGCGAAGGCGTGCTTCATCGGCCCGCCCCAAGTCATGCCGAAGAACAACTCGGACACGCCCCACAGCACACCCACACCGAGAATTGCCGCCAGCAGCCAGCCGCCGAAGTGCTCCGGAAGAATCCCGGCCACCGGCAAGGTCAGCACGAAGAACGACGCAGAGAACGCCAGCAGGCTTTTCGGCAGGCGCATCCACGGGCCTTTCGACAGGCGCGCAGGCGGATTGCGCCGACGCAGGTAGACGAAGATTGCGCCGACAAACATGACCACTGTCATCAGCAACAGGGCGTAGCCGAGCCAGCGGTTATGCAGGCCAAAGCCATGGACGATGATCGCCAGGACGATCGACGCCACCGCGCCACCGGCTGTGGCGACGTGGGTGTTGGCGATGTATTTGTCGCGGGCGACCACGTGGTGCAGGTCGACCATGTAGCGCTTGGGCATGGCCAGCAGGCCGCCGAGCAGGTCGACCTTCGAGGCTCGGCCACGGCGCCACATGTTCACC
This region of Pseudomonas fluorescens genomic DNA includes:
- the etfA gene encoding electron transfer flavoprotein subunit alpha, which encodes MSEIIRRDPRAEWIARNRLHPLHAAMQPVQHSWMGPNGVIRKNPHGVGFIGPNGLKRIDRSGAQQGGTVKRTAAAEVQLPLHQVPAPAFYISVVPDMVGGRLSSHDRDLLGLAHQLAGKDGAVLAVVFGEHKESAFATAGVDRLLVLEGEQFSGYAPEQRVQGLRAVDNQFSPRHWLLPDSRSGGGELGRRFAAALGERPATRVWQVKDEACIGRAGAGLQDLARPLARLILGAVECAEPVSETRHEALPMELSTSVARSLSRIEDLGAVAVDPGAIPMAEAEFIFSGGNGVKDWDLFHQTAAALGATEGASRVAVDDGFMARDRQVGASGTWVTARVYVAVGISGAIQHLQGIGACDKVVAINLDPGCDMIKRADLSVIGESSEIFHALIAAVAAYRNDAKRDAA
- the dgcB gene encoding dimethylglycine demethylation protein DgcB: MLNTLLPILLFAALGLGVLGALRRVNMWRRGRASKVDLLGGLLAMPKRYMVDLHHVVARDKYIANTHVATAGGAVASIVLAIIVHGFGLHNRWLGYALLLMTVVMFVGAIFVYLRRRNPPARLSKGPWMRLPKSLLAFSASFFVLTLPVAGILPEHFGGWLLAAILGVGVLWGVSELFFGMTWGGPMKHAFAGALHLAWHRRAERFGGGRSTGLKPLDLNDPQAPLGVEKPKDFTWNQLLGFDACVQCGKCEAACPAFAAGQPLNPKKLIQDMVVGLAGGTDAKFAGSPYPGKAIGEHAGNPHQPIVNGLVDAETLWSCTTCRACVEECPMMIEHVDAIVDMRRHLTLEKGATPNKGAEVLENLIATDNPGGFAPGGRMNWAADLNLNLMSEKKATDVLFWVGDGAFDMRNQRTLRAFVKVLKAAKIDFAVLGLEERDSGDVARRLGDEATFQMLAKRNIQTLAKYRFNRIVTCDPHSFHVLKNEYGAFDGNYLVQHHSTYMAEIIDAGALNLGQHKGDSVTYHDPCYLGRYNGEYEAPRQVLRALGIEVKEMQRSGFRSRCCGGGGGAPITDIPGKQRIPDMRMEDIRETGAELVAVGCPQCTAMLEGVVEPRPVIKDIAELVADALLEDAAPAKAPTKREPAEVH